A window of the Verrucomicrobiota bacterium genome harbors these coding sequences:
- the selD gene encoding selenide, water dikinase SelD: MDRRREVIHVSREEIFKLTSLASCAGUASKLSQKALAQVLRRLPRAPRDPNLLVGSLTADDAGVYRLPFAPATALVQTVDFFTPIVDDPFAYGRIAATNALSDVYAMGGRPLTALALLGVPVEVVPNDVIVKILRGGAAVARSAGCALLGGHTIRNAEPIYGLSVTGVINPKQVMTNAGAQPGDFLVLTKPLGTGIATTALKRNLCSPALEKKAVGAMTRLNAVGADLAEGGLVRAATDVTGYGLLGHLGSMCRASGVGAEIEAGAVPALSPEIFDLIDQGCVPGGSRQNLETANEWTEWQAADPGRQTLLADAQTSGGLLLCVPPNRRDAVIALLKRARTICAAEVGRIVNSAKPRILVK, from the coding sequence ATGGACCGGAGAAGGGAGGTGATTCACGTGTCGCGCGAAGAGATCTTTAAGCTCACGTCGCTGGCGTCCTGCGCCGGTTGAGCTTCCAAATTGAGCCAAAAGGCCCTGGCCCAAGTTTTGCGCCGGTTACCCCGCGCTCCGCGCGATCCGAACCTGCTCGTCGGCAGCCTTACCGCAGATGATGCCGGCGTGTACCGCCTCCCTTTTGCCCCGGCAACGGCGCTGGTGCAGACGGTCGATTTTTTCACGCCCATTGTGGATGACCCGTTCGCGTACGGGCGAATCGCCGCGACCAACGCGCTCAGCGACGTTTACGCCATGGGCGGCCGGCCGCTCACCGCACTCGCTTTGCTGGGGGTGCCGGTCGAGGTGGTTCCGAACGACGTGATCGTCAAAATTCTGCGCGGTGGCGCCGCCGTCGCGCGGTCTGCCGGGTGCGCTCTGCTGGGAGGCCACACCATCCGGAATGCAGAGCCGATCTACGGCTTATCGGTGACCGGCGTGATCAACCCGAAACAGGTGATGACCAATGCCGGGGCGCAACCGGGCGATTTTCTGGTGCTCACCAAACCGCTCGGAACCGGGATCGCCACGACGGCGTTGAAACGCAACCTGTGCTCGCCGGCGCTCGAGAAAAAGGCGGTCGGGGCGATGACGCGCCTGAACGCGGTCGGGGCCGACCTGGCTGAAGGGGGCTTGGTGCGGGCCGCCACGGATGTTACCGGGTACGGTCTGCTTGGCCACCTCGGTTCGATGTGCCGCGCGAGTGGGGTAGGGGCTGAGATCGAGGCCGGGGCGGTGCCGGCGCTGAGCCCGGAAATTTTTGATCTGATCGACCAAGGCTGCGTGCCGGGCGGCAGCCGGCAAAATCTCGAAACGGCCAACGAATGGACTGAGTGGCAAGCGGCCGACCCGGGCCGGCAAACGCTGCTGGCCGACGCCCAGACCAGCGGCGGGCTATTGTTGTGCGTGCCGCCGAACCGCCGTGATGCGGTCATAGCGTTGCTTAAACGCGCGAGAACGATCTGCGCGGCCGAAGTGGGCCGCATCGTGAACTCGGCAAAACCGCGCATTCTGGTGAAGTAA
- a CDS encoding prolyl oligopeptidase family serine peptidase, with amino-acid sequence MIETLMGPRGQWVNLFEERVWRAGPGVDLPYRFLSPDQSAAGQRFPLVLFLHGAGERGDNNRSQLRHGVRRFALPESRTAHPSFILAPQCPAGEGRSAGSWLGRHPKAGNDVNEDGVGGLLAMLVELVTATMGQYPVDSRRVYVTGISMGGFATWALMALRPDLFAASVPVCGGGDPGRARRIKDIPVWAFHGSNDNVVPVDYTRRMIEGLRTAGGNPRYTEYPGVGHDSWTPAYQEPDLLDWMFAQEKG; translated from the coding sequence ATGATCGAGACGTTGATGGGACCCAGAGGACAATGGGTTAACCTGTTCGAAGAGCGCGTCTGGCGGGCCGGTCCCGGTGTAGACCTGCCGTATCGGTTTCTAAGTCCGGATCAGTCAGCCGCCGGCCAGCGCTTTCCCCTGGTGCTCTTTTTGCACGGGGCAGGTGAACGTGGAGACAATAATCGGTCGCAACTCCGTCACGGTGTCCGCCGGTTCGCGCTCCCGGAGTCGCGCACAGCGCACCCGTCGTTCATCCTGGCTCCGCAATGTCCGGCCGGCGAAGGCCGAAGTGCCGGGTCCTGGCTCGGGAGACACCCGAAAGCCGGAAACGACGTTAACGAGGACGGGGTCGGCGGCCTGCTGGCGATGCTCGTGGAGTTAGTGACAGCGACCATGGGGCAATACCCGGTCGATTCGCGCCGGGTCTACGTCACCGGCATTTCAATGGGTGGATTTGCAACCTGGGCATTGATGGCGCTGAGACCTGACCTGTTCGCCGCATCGGTGCCCGTCTGCGGCGGCGGTGACCCCGGGCGGGCACGGCGGATCAAGGATATCCCTGTCTGGGCCTTTCACGGCTCGAACGATAACGTCGTCCCGGTCGACTACACACGGCGCATGATCGAAGGTCTGCGGACCGCCGGCGGCAACCCCAGGTACACTGAGTACCCCGGTGTCGGCCACGACTCCTGGACTCCGGCTTACCAGGAACCGGACTTGTTGGATTGGATGTTTGCTCAGGAAAAAGGGTGA